From Jatrophihabitans sp., the proteins below share one genomic window:
- a CDS encoding YciI family protein, which translates to MRYLVMIRSNPNFQQLWETWPDDKRMEFGRNHMALSQSLHESGELIAAEGLADPSESTVVAMRDGVAVTIDGPYAEVKEHLVGFLLIECDDRERAVQIAAQVPDAQYGEVEIRPVMDLKSIDF; encoded by the coding sequence GTGAGGTACCTAGTCATGATTCGGAGCAATCCGAATTTCCAGCAGTTGTGGGAGACCTGGCCCGATGACAAGCGCATGGAGTTCGGCCGCAACCACATGGCGCTGAGCCAGTCGCTGCACGAGTCCGGTGAACTCATCGCCGCCGAAGGTCTGGCAGACCCCTCCGAAAGCACAGTGGTGGCCATGAGGGACGGCGTGGCCGTCACGATCGACGGCCCGTACGCCGAAGTGAAGGAGCACCTGGTGGGCTTCCTGCTCATCGAGTGCGACGATCGTGAACGCGCCGTGCAGATCGCAGCCCAAGTGCCCGACGCCCAATACGGTGAGGTCGAGATTCGGCCGGTCATGGATCTGAAGAGCATCGATTTCTGA
- a CDS encoding sigma-70 family RNA polymerase sigma factor, whose amino-acid sequence MEALELLLRGLTPQVFNAVLRKYGDFDLCEDAVQEAMLAAAVQWPHEGVPRNPKAWLITAASRRRIDLWRSEQARREREDAAAVVSAPELESAAGVDDTLTLYLLCCHPSLTEASQIALTLRAVGGLTTSEIASALLVSESTVSQRILRAKRRIKDTGAEFLLPTPEERQSRMPALLRVLYLVFNEGYAASSGGSLIRVELTAEAIRLARQLHELLPEDGEVTGLLALMLLTDARRPARTRSDGAIVALADQDRTLWNRCAIEEGIALLEQTLPTAAVVGPYQLQAAIAAVHAQPATAADTDWPQILGLYDLLRMVAPGPMVELNRIVAVAMVHGPAAGLQELDVASEDPVLLRHYRGHAVRAHLLEMTGDSETARHYYRLAARGTLSLPEQRYLESRAAPPSM is encoded by the coding sequence GTGGAGGCTCTTGAGCTGCTGCTGCGAGGCCTGACGCCACAGGTCTTCAACGCGGTCCTTCGCAAGTACGGTGACTTCGACCTGTGCGAGGACGCCGTTCAGGAGGCCATGTTGGCAGCGGCTGTCCAGTGGCCTCACGAAGGCGTCCCGCGCAACCCGAAGGCGTGGCTGATCACCGCGGCCTCGCGGCGTCGCATCGACCTCTGGCGCAGTGAGCAAGCGCGCCGGGAGCGCGAGGATGCCGCCGCGGTCGTCTCGGCGCCGGAGCTGGAGTCGGCGGCCGGCGTCGATGACACCCTGACCCTGTACCTGCTCTGCTGCCACCCGTCCCTGACGGAGGCTTCACAGATCGCGCTGACCCTGCGGGCTGTCGGGGGCCTGACCACCTCTGAAATCGCCAGTGCCTTGCTCGTGAGCGAGTCAACCGTGAGTCAGCGCATCCTGCGAGCCAAAAGACGCATCAAAGACACCGGCGCGGAGTTCCTGCTGCCCACTCCCGAAGAGCGGCAGAGCCGGATGCCGGCCCTGTTGCGGGTGCTCTATCTGGTATTCAACGAAGGCTACGCAGCCAGTTCGGGCGGTTCGCTCATCCGCGTCGAACTGACCGCCGAAGCGATCCGGCTGGCCCGGCAACTGCACGAGCTCCTGCCCGAGGACGGCGAGGTGACTGGGCTGCTGGCGTTGATGCTGCTCACCGACGCCCGTCGCCCCGCCCGTACCCGCTCCGATGGCGCCATCGTGGCGCTAGCCGACCAGGATCGCACGCTGTGGAATCGCTGTGCGATCGAAGAGGGCATTGCCTTGCTCGAGCAGACCCTTCCCACCGCTGCCGTGGTCGGCCCCTACCAGTTGCAGGCGGCGATCGCGGCTGTGCACGCTCAGCCGGCCACCGCTGCCGATACCGACTGGCCGCAGATATTGGGGCTCTACGACCTGCTGCGCATGGTCGCTCCGGGGCCCATGGTGGAACTCAACCGGATCGTGGCAGTCGCGATGGTGCACGGGCCCGCCGCCGGCTTGCAAGAGCTTGACGTGGCCTCGGAAGACCCCGTTCTGCTTCGGCACTACCGCGGTCACGCTGTCCGGGCCCATCTGCTGGAAATGACCGGTGATTCAGAAACTGCCCGGCACTACTACCGCCTGGCTGCGCGCGGGACGCTGAGCCTTCCCGAGCAGCGCTATCTCGAATCTCGCGCGGCCCCGCCTTCGATGTAG